In Cyanobacterium stanieri LEGE 03274, a single window of DNA contains:
- a CDS encoding universal stress protein — translation MENKLENKNNSLSLGFHKIIVSLDYPEINKEVYQQALAIAKNNQSELMLCHCLHENLSHNTDLLMPSVVGSGMYASEVWDVEQEMLENNKKKINEWLESLQTEAHQAQVRCEFVCLTGNIAVEICELAQEWKADLIVTGRRGLKGLGEALLGSVSNYVVHNAPCAVLVIQHSTKN, via the coding sequence ATGGAAAATAAATTAGAGAATAAAAATAATAGTTTATCCCTAGGGTTTCACAAAATCATCGTCAGTTTAGACTACCCCGAAATTAATAAAGAAGTTTATCAACAAGCCCTAGCCATAGCTAAAAATAATCAGAGTGAATTAATGCTGTGCCATTGTTTGCACGAAAATCTATCCCATAATACTGATTTATTGATGCCTTCTGTGGTAGGTAGCGGGATGTATGCCTCCGAGGTTTGGGATGTTGAACAAGAAATGTTAGAAAATAACAAGAAAAAAATAAACGAATGGCTAGAATCATTACAAACTGAAGCTCATCAGGCACAGGTTAGATGTGAATTTGTCTGCTTAACAGGTAACATAGCCGTGGAAATTTGTGAATTAGCCCAAGAATGGAAAGCCGACTTAATCGTTACGGGGCGCCGAGGCTTAAAAGGCTTAGGAGAAGCATTATTAGGCAGTGTCAGTAACTATGTCGTCCACAACGCTCCCTGTGCTGTTTTGGTAATACAACATAGTACCAAAAATTGA
- a CDS encoding acetylornithine/succinylornithine family transaminase, which produces MSTATLTSSFGVAQREDFNQYVMNTYGRFPVTIEKGQGCKLWDTEGKEYLDFVAGIATCTLGHGHPALIEAVSEQIKKLHHVSNLYYIAEQGALAKKIVESSCADKVFFCNSGAEANEAAIKLVRKYAHTVLEFLEEPVILTAKSSFHGRTLATITATGQPKYQKHFQPLVPGFEYVPYNDIRAVEEAITDIDEGDRRVAAIMIEPLQGEGGVRPGDLDYFLRLRKICDDTGILLVFDEVQVGVGRTGKMWGYENLGVEPDIFTSAKGLAGGIPIGAMMCKSSCDVFEPGNHASTFGGNPFACAAALKVLETIDNEGILQNVQARGEQLRTRLRAIATSYPQTFEEVRGWGLINGIEIKADTPLTSVEIVKKAMEKGLLLAPAGPKVVRFVPPLIISSQEIDQGADILEQTLNELINP; this is translated from the coding sequence GTGAGTACAGCAACTTTAACATCTAGTTTTGGCGTTGCCCAAAGAGAAGACTTTAACCAATATGTAATGAATACCTACGGGCGTTTTCCCGTTACCATAGAAAAAGGTCAAGGGTGTAAACTATGGGATACTGAGGGTAAAGAATATCTTGATTTTGTAGCAGGTATTGCTACTTGTACCTTAGGCCATGGACATCCTGCCCTCATTGAGGCGGTGAGTGAGCAAATCAAGAAACTACACCATGTTTCTAATTTATATTATATTGCCGAACAGGGGGCATTAGCTAAAAAAATTGTCGAAAGTTCCTGTGCTGACAAGGTTTTTTTCTGTAATTCGGGGGCAGAAGCCAACGAAGCAGCCATTAAATTAGTTAGAAAATATGCCCATACGGTCTTAGAATTTTTAGAAGAACCTGTTATTTTAACTGCTAAATCTAGTTTCCATGGTCGTACTTTAGCCACTATCACCGCCACAGGGCAACCTAAATATCAAAAACATTTCCAACCTTTAGTACCGGGGTTTGAATATGTGCCTTACAATGATATTCGTGCCGTAGAAGAAGCTATCACTGATATTGATGAGGGCGATCGCCGCGTAGCTGCTATCATGATAGAACCATTACAAGGGGAAGGAGGAGTAAGGCCAGGGGATTTAGATTATTTCCTCCGCCTCAGAAAAATATGCGACGATACCGGCATTCTACTGGTGTTTGACGAAGTACAAGTGGGAGTAGGACGCACAGGGAAAATGTGGGGTTACGAAAATCTTGGGGTTGAACCTGATATTTTCACCAGTGCCAAGGGTTTAGCTGGGGGTATCCCCATCGGGGCGATGATGTGTAAATCTAGTTGTGATGTTTTTGAGCCCGGTAATCATGCTAGTACCTTCGGCGGTAATCCTTTCGCCTGTGCAGCAGCCCTCAAAGTGCTAGAAACCATCGATAATGAAGGTATTTTACAAAACGTCCAGGCCCGTGGCGAACAACTTAGAACCCGCTTAAGGGCGATCGCAACTAGCTATCCTCAAACATTTGAAGAAGTCAGAGGATGGGGACTAATCAACGGCATTGAAATTAAAGCCGACACCCCACTAACCTCCGTTGAAATCGTCAAAAAAGCCATGGAAAAAGGTTTATTACTAGCCCCCGCAGGGCCAAAAGTAGTTCGTTTTGTACCCCCCCTAATCATTTCTAGCCAAGAAATCGACCAAGGTGCCGACATCCTCGAACAAACCCTTAACGAATTAATTAACCCCTAA